One Spiribacter halobius DNA segment encodes these proteins:
- a CDS encoding TRAP transporter small permease subunit, with amino-acid sequence MANESETEAGPQATHLESALEGTRTALDRAVCRAGRGIAWLIFIAMAISVAEVLARYGFNNPTSWVHESVVFLVAVIFAFGGPAALAKNRHIRVRVIYDYVSPARRRWMDVLNDGVTLLFCVAMSYAAYVMFWRSTHDPMGNWTLERSGTSWNPPIPSLIKGAILVALAVMTVQALLHFIQSLRGNGPGQREPTAPARDTAI; translated from the coding sequence ATGGCCAACGAATCCGAGACCGAAGCAGGCCCCCAGGCCACCCACCTGGAGTCGGCCCTGGAGGGCACCCGGACAGCGCTGGACCGCGCGGTCTGCCGGGCGGGCCGCGGCATCGCGTGGCTGATCTTCATCGCCATGGCGATCAGTGTCGCGGAGGTGCTTGCCCGCTATGGCTTCAACAACCCCACCTCCTGGGTGCACGAGTCGGTGGTGTTCCTGGTGGCGGTGATTTTCGCCTTCGGCGGCCCGGCGGCGCTGGCCAAGAACCGCCACATCCGCGTACGCGTCATCTACGACTATGTCTCGCCGGCGCGGCGCCGCTGGATGGACGTGCTCAACGACGGCGTCACGCTGCTGTTCTGCGTGGCGATGAGCTACGCCGCCTACGTCATGTTCTGGCGCTCCACCCACGACCCCATGGGCAACTGGACCCTGGAGCGCTCCGGTACCAGCTGGAATCCGCCCATCCCCTCGCTGATCAAGGGGGCGATCCTGGTGGCGCTGGCGGTGATGACCGTCCAGGCCCTGCTGCACTTCATCCAGTCCCTGCGCGGGAACGGACCCGGCCAGCGCGAGCCCACCGCGCCGGCGCGGGATACGGCGATCTGA
- a CDS encoding TRAP transporter large permease codes for MDIQTATILLVGLIFLALPTGLPLAFITGLVALGFTFGWFGTNALPLVTARVYGFITEYSLVAVPMFVFMAALLDRSGIAKDLFNAMRVFAGRLPGGVAVQTLVVAFFLAAMSGIIGGEIVLLGILALPQMLRLGYSRQIAIGVTCAGGALGTMMPPSIVLIIYGLLASESIAQLFTAAITPAVILMLSYMTYVLVRCYLNPAMGPPMSAEEQARGAMSRLQALKSIVLPAGVAFMVLGTIYGGIASVTEAAAMGVFGVLVVVLIRREFSIRLVHESVFQTLTTCGMIVWIGIGAATLVGVYNLMGGNRFVSSAILGIDAAPVVIILVMMAILLVLGLFMDWIGIAMLTLPIFVPIVEQLGYDPVWFGILFAVNMQVSFLSPPFGPAAFYLKGVAPPEIELQDIFVSLLPFIAIQIVVLAALLFFPQLAMWPLT; via the coding sequence ATGGATATCCAGACGGCAACGATTCTGCTGGTGGGGCTGATCTTCCTCGCCCTGCCCACGGGGCTGCCACTGGCCTTCATCACCGGTCTCGTGGCGCTCGGGTTCACCTTCGGCTGGTTCGGCACCAACGCCCTGCCGCTGGTCACGGCCCGGGTCTACGGCTTCATCACCGAGTACTCGCTGGTGGCGGTGCCCATGTTCGTTTTCATGGCGGCGCTGCTGGACCGCTCGGGCATCGCCAAGGACCTGTTTAACGCCATGCGGGTGTTCGCCGGGCGTCTGCCCGGCGGGGTGGCGGTGCAGACGCTGGTGGTGGCGTTCTTCCTCGCCGCCATGTCCGGGATCATCGGCGGCGAGATCGTCCTGCTCGGCATCCTGGCGTTGCCGCAGATGCTGCGCCTCGGCTACTCGCGGCAGATCGCCATCGGCGTGACCTGCGCCGGGGGCGCGCTGGGGACGATGATGCCGCCCTCCATCGTGCTCATCATCTACGGCCTGCTGGCGAGCGAGTCCATCGCCCAGCTGTTCACGGCGGCGATCACGCCGGCCGTGATCCTGATGCTCTCCTACATGACCTATGTGCTGGTGCGCTGCTACCTGAACCCGGCCATGGGGCCGCCGATGAGCGCCGAGGAGCAGGCTCGCGGGGCGATGAGCCGGCTGCAGGCGCTGAAGTCCATCGTGCTCCCGGCCGGTGTCGCCTTCATGGTGCTCGGCACCATCTATGGCGGCATCGCATCGGTCACCGAGGCGGCGGCCATGGGCGTGTTCGGCGTGCTGGTGGTGGTGCTGATCCGCCGTGAGTTCTCCATCCGGCTGGTGCACGAGAGCGTGTTCCAGACCCTCACCACCTGCGGCATGATCGTGTGGATCGGTATCGGCGCGGCGACGCTGGTCGGCGTCTACAACCTCATGGGCGGCAACCGGTTCGTCTCGTCGGCCATCCTCGGCATCGACGCGGCGCCGGTCGTGATCATCCTGGTGATGATGGCGATCCTGCTGGTGCTCGGGCTGTTCATGGACTGGATTGGCATCGCCATGCTGACGTTGCCGATCTTCGTGCCCATCGTCGAGCAGCTCGGCTACGACCCGGTCTGGTTCGGCATCCTCTTTGCCGTGAACATGCAGGTGTCCTTTCTGAGCCCACCGTTCGGGCCGGCGGCGTTCTACCTGAAGGGCGTGGCGCCACCGGAGATCGAGCTGCAGGACATCTTCGTCTCGCTGCTGCCGTTCATCGCGATCCAGATCGTGGTGCTGGCGGCGCTGCTGTTCTTCCCCCAGCTGGCCATGTGGCCCCTGACCTGA
- the dgoD gene encoding galactonate dehydratase: MRITRLQTWQIPPRWLFLKIETDEGVAGWGEPVLEGRAATVEAAVHELADYLVGQDPRRIEHLWQTLYRGGFYRGGPVLMSAIAGIDQALWDLKGRALGVPVHELLGGACRERMRMYAWTGGDRPGEVAAGAKALVAEGFTAFKMNGTAELAIVDSHARIDEAVARVAEARAAVGPEVGIGIDFHGRVHRPMAKALLRELEPFHPMFVEEPVLPEHLHCLPQITAGLGYPIATGERLHSRYDFRPVLEAGCVDIVQPDLSHCGGITEGRKIAVLAETWDVALAPHCPLGPLTLAASLQVDAVSHNAFIQEQSMGIHYNVGNDVLDYLLDPAPLRIEGGYCAIPQGPGLGVEINEAYVAERARVGHRWRNPVWQHADGSVAEW, encoded by the coding sequence ATGCGCATCACCCGGCTGCAAACCTGGCAGATCCCGCCGCGCTGGCTGTTCCTCAAGATCGAGACCGACGAGGGCGTTGCCGGCTGGGGCGAGCCGGTGCTGGAGGGCCGCGCCGCCACGGTGGAGGCCGCCGTGCACGAGCTCGCGGACTATCTGGTGGGGCAGGACCCGCGGCGCATCGAGCACCTCTGGCAGACGCTCTACCGGGGCGGCTTCTACCGTGGTGGCCCCGTGCTTATGAGTGCCATCGCCGGCATCGACCAGGCGCTCTGGGACCTGAAGGGCCGTGCGCTCGGCGTGCCGGTGCACGAGCTGCTGGGCGGCGCCTGCCGCGAGCGCATGCGCATGTACGCCTGGACCGGCGGCGACCGGCCGGGCGAGGTGGCCGCCGGGGCGAAGGCGCTGGTGGCGGAGGGCTTCACTGCCTTCAAGATGAACGGCACCGCCGAGCTCGCCATCGTCGACAGCCACGCCCGCATCGACGAGGCCGTGGCCCGCGTGGCCGAGGCGCGGGCGGCGGTGGGGCCGGAGGTCGGCATCGGCATCGACTTCCACGGCCGCGTGCACCGGCCGATGGCGAAGGCCCTGCTGCGGGAGCTCGAGCCCTTCCACCCGATGTTCGTGGAGGAGCCGGTGCTGCCGGAGCACCTGCACTGTCTGCCGCAGATCACGGCGGGGCTCGGCTACCCCATCGCCACCGGCGAGCGCCTGCACAGCCGCTACGACTTCCGCCCGGTGCTGGAGGCCGGATGCGTGGACATCGTCCAGCCCGACCTCAGCCACTGCGGCGGCATCACCGAGGGGCGCAAGATCGCCGTGCTGGCCGAGACCTGGGACGTGGCACTGGCGCCGCACTGCCCCCTTGGGCCGTTGACGCTGGCGGCCTCCCTGCAGGTGGACGCCGTAAGCCACAACGCCTTCATCCAGGAGCAGAGCATGGGCATCCACTACAACGTCGGCAACGACGTGCTGGACTATCTGCTCGACCCCGCACCGCTGCGCATCGAGGGCGGCTACTGCGCCATCCCGCAGGGGCCCGGCCTCGGCGTGGAGATCAACGAGGCCTACGTGGCCGAGCGCGCGCGGGTGGGTCATCGCTGGCGCAACCCGGTCTGGCAGCACGCCGACGGCAGCGTGGCGGAGTGGTGA
- a CDS encoding 2-dehydro-3-deoxy-6-phosphogalactonate aldolase, whose protein sequence is MHAALDNALAELPLVAILRGVTPQAVLPVADALLAEGFRLIEVPLNSPDPWASLERLAAHCPEGVLAGAGTVLTADDARRLAVTGCRLLVTPNTDAEVIAAARAEGLATLIGCMTPTEALAATTSGADALKLFPAASLGPGYLRDLRAVLPPALPVLAVGGIDAGNLGDFHAAGARGFGLGSNLYKPGRPPEEVRARARDLVAAWRALPPG, encoded by the coding sequence ATGCACGCAGCGCTCGACAATGCCCTCGCCGAGCTGCCGCTGGTGGCCATCCTGCGCGGGGTAACGCCGCAGGCGGTGCTGCCGGTGGCCGACGCCCTGCTGGCCGAGGGCTTCCGGCTGATCGAGGTGCCGCTGAACTCGCCTGATCCCTGGGCCAGCCTGGAGCGCCTGGCCGCACACTGCCCCGAGGGCGTGCTCGCCGGCGCCGGTACCGTGCTCACCGCCGATGATGCCCGCCGGCTGGCGGTCACCGGCTGCCGGCTGCTGGTGACGCCGAACACCGATGCCGAGGTCATCGCCGCTGCGCGGGCGGAGGGGCTCGCCACCCTGATCGGCTGCATGACGCCCACCGAGGCCCTGGCCGCGACGACGTCGGGCGCCGATGCCCTCAAGCTCTTCCCCGCGGCGAGCCTCGGCCCGGGCTACCTGCGGGATCTTCGCGCCGTGCTGCCGCCGGCGCTGCCGGTGCTCGCGGTCGGTGGCATCGATGCCGGCAATCTGGGGGACTTCCACGCTGCCGGGGCCCGCGGCTTCGGCCTCGGGTCCAATCTCTACAAGCCGGGCCGCCCGCCGGAGGAGGTGCGCGCGCGGGCGCGCGACCTGGTCGCCGCCTGGCGCGCGCTGCCTCCCGGTTGA
- a CDS encoding IlvD/Edd family dehydratase, with the protein MTDASDRPRLRSQAWFDNPDEPGMTALYLERYLNYGLTESELRSGRPIIGIAQTGSELAPCNRHHVELAQRVKDGIRDAGGVPMEFPIHPIQETGKRPTAALDRNLAYLSLVEVLHGYPMDGVVLTTGCDKTTPACLMGAATVDLPAIVLSGGPMLDGQFAGRRVGSGSVIWEARRLYAAGEIDYERFMQMAAASAPSAGHCNTMGTALSMNSVAEGLGMSLPGCASIPAPYRERGQMAYRTGRRAVELVLEDIRPSAILTREAFENAIRLCSAIGGSTNVPVHLIAIARHMGVPLDIEDWQTLGYEIPLLVNCQPAGEHLGEGFHRAGGVPAVLHELLGQGLLHGEALTVNGRTLADNCRQAGSGDRDVIRPFDEPLIHNAGFLVMSGNLFDSALMKTSAISRHFRDAYLSRPGAEGIFEGRAIVFEGPEDYHARINDPALGIDEDCVLFIRNCGPVGYPGSAEVVNMQPPDALIRKGVKELPCIGDGRQSGTSGSPSILNASPEAVRGSGLAVLRTGDPVRIDLNTRRVEVCLDADEYQQRLAAWEPPALTDQTPWQQLYRANVGQLAQGACLEPAVAFVRIDQTRGLPRHSH; encoded by the coding sequence ATGACCGACGCCTCTGACCGCCCCCGCCTGCGCAGCCAGGCCTGGTTCGACAACCCCGATGAGCCGGGGATGACGGCGCTCTACCTCGAGCGCTATCTGAACTACGGGCTCACCGAATCGGAGCTGCGGTCGGGGCGGCCGATCATCGGCATCGCCCAGACCGGCAGCGAGCTCGCCCCCTGCAACCGTCATCACGTGGAGCTCGCCCAGCGGGTGAAGGACGGCATCCGCGATGCCGGCGGCGTGCCCATGGAGTTCCCGATCCACCCCATTCAGGAGACCGGCAAGCGGCCCACCGCGGCGCTTGACCGCAACCTCGCCTATCTGAGCCTGGTGGAGGTGCTGCACGGCTACCCCATGGACGGCGTCGTGCTCACCACCGGCTGTGACAAGACCACGCCGGCCTGCCTGATGGGGGCGGCCACGGTGGATCTGCCTGCCATCGTGCTCTCCGGCGGCCCGATGCTGGACGGCCAGTTCGCCGGCCGGCGGGTCGGCTCCGGTAGCGTGATCTGGGAGGCGCGCCGGCTCTACGCCGCCGGGGAGATCGACTACGAGCGCTTCATGCAGATGGCCGCCGCCTCGGCGCCGAGCGCCGGGCACTGCAACACCATGGGCACCGCGCTCTCCATGAACTCGGTGGCGGAGGGGCTCGGCATGTCGCTGCCGGGCTGCGCGAGCATCCCTGCGCCCTACCGCGAGCGGGGGCAGATGGCCTACCGCACCGGCCGCCGGGCGGTGGAGCTGGTGCTGGAGGATATCCGCCCCTCTGCGATCCTCACCCGCGAGGCCTTCGAGAACGCGATCCGCCTGTGCTCGGCCATCGGCGGCTCCACCAACGTGCCGGTGCACCTGATCGCCATCGCCCGCCACATGGGCGTGCCCCTGGACATCGAGGACTGGCAGACCCTGGGTTACGAAATTCCGCTGCTGGTGAACTGCCAGCCTGCCGGCGAGCATCTGGGCGAAGGCTTTCACCGCGCCGGCGGCGTGCCCGCGGTGCTGCACGAGCTGCTGGGGCAGGGGCTGCTGCATGGCGAGGCGCTGACCGTGAACGGCCGTACCCTTGCCGACAACTGCCGCCAAGCCGGGTCCGGTGACCGCGACGTGATCCGACCGTTCGACGAGCCGCTCATCCACAACGCGGGCTTCCTGGTGATGTCCGGGAATCTGTTCGACTCGGCGCTGATGAAGACCTCGGCCATCAGCCGCCACTTCCGCGACGCCTACCTGTCACGGCCGGGCGCCGAGGGCATCTTCGAGGGCCGTGCCATCGTCTTCGAGGGGCCGGAGGACTACCACGCCCGCATCAACGATCCGGCGCTTGGCATCGACGAGGACTGCGTGCTGTTCATCCGCAACTGCGGCCCGGTCGGGTACCCGGGCTCGGCCGAGGTGGTGAACATGCAGCCGCCGGACGCCCTCATCCGCAAGGGCGTGAAGGAGCTGCCCTGTATCGGTGACGGCCGCCAGAGCGGGACCTCCGGCAGCCCGTCGATCCTCAACGCCTCGCCGGAGGCGGTGCGCGGCAGCGGGCTTGCGGTGCTGCGCACCGGTGACCCGGTGCGCATCGACCTCAACACCCGGCGGGTCGAGGTGTGCCTGGATGCCGACGAATACCAGCAGCGTCTCGCGGCCTGGGAGCCGCCGGCGCTCACCGACCAGACGCCCTGGCAGCAGCTCTACCGCGCCAACGTCGGGCAGCTCGCCCAGGGTGCCTGCCTGGAGCCGGCGGTCGCCTTCGTGCGCATCGACCAGACCCGCGGCCTGCCGCGCCACTCGCACTGA
- a CDS encoding sugar kinase, with protein MNPVVVTAGESMIRLMGAEATRLRHADSLTVGIAGAESNLAIGLSRLGHAVALITRLGDDELGELVLRRIAAERVDLRGVRRVHGASTGLLLREQAPEGQRVYYYRHGSAASGLSPDDVDPTLLAGARVLHLTGITPSLSASARAFCDALMVEARGQGLMVSLDVNFRSRLWPAEACRGWIEAALPAADLLFISREEGEALWGAVDQALLERLAAAGPRGVILKGDGADSLAWVEGQLHRAPLHAVSAVDPVGAGDAFAAGYLDGWLAGRPPEACLRQANAMGAICVTGRGDYEGLPERASLERFMAGSHELGR; from the coding sequence ATGAACCCCGTGGTGGTGACCGCCGGCGAGTCCATGATCCGGCTGATGGGGGCGGAGGCCACACGCCTGCGCCATGCCGACAGCCTCACCGTCGGCATCGCCGGCGCCGAGAGCAACCTCGCCATCGGCCTCAGCCGGCTCGGGCACGCCGTCGCGCTGATCACCCGCCTAGGCGACGACGAGCTCGGCGAGCTGGTGCTCCGCCGCATCGCCGCCGAGCGCGTCGACCTGCGCGGCGTGCGACGCGTCCACGGTGCGAGCACCGGGCTGCTGCTTCGGGAGCAGGCACCCGAGGGCCAGCGCGTCTACTACTACCGGCACGGCTCGGCCGCGTCCGGGCTGTCCCCGGATGACGTCGATCCCACCCTGCTGGCCGGGGCGCGGGTGCTGCATCTCACCGGCATTACGCCCTCGCTCTCCGCGAGTGCCCGGGCGTTCTGTGATGCCCTCATGGTCGAGGCGCGCGGTCAGGGGCTGATGGTGAGCCTGGACGTCAACTTCCGCTCGCGGCTGTGGCCGGCCGAGGCCTGTCGCGGCTGGATCGAGGCGGCGCTGCCGGCGGCGGACCTGCTGTTCATCTCGCGGGAGGAGGGCGAGGCACTCTGGGGGGCGGTGGACCAGGCCCTGCTGGAGCGGCTGGCCGCCGCGGGGCCGCGCGGCGTCATCCTCAAGGGCGATGGCGCCGACAGCCTGGCATGGGTCGAGGGCCAGCTGCATCGGGCGCCGCTGCATGCCGTCAGCGCCGTGGACCCGGTGGGCGCGGGGGATGCCTTCGCGGCGGGCTATCTCGATGGCTGGCTGGCGGGCCGGCCCCCGGAAGCCTGCCTGCGCCAGGCCAACGCCATGGGCGCGATCTGTGTCACCGGGCGGGGGGACTACGAGGGGCTGCCGGAGCGCGCGAGCCTGGAGCGGTTCATGGCCGGGAGCCACGAGTTGGGGCGCTGA
- a CDS encoding GGDEF domain-containing protein, which translates to MARWRLRTALVGTYLLIALGTGLALWVFATEVDQRLGADHTAAASDIVRGQQQVAALRRAAEAMREAPSRFHQREMTAALNNVHNQATALRAGLQRLGLRPGDTTEAREALDQALAQLPELRLLTYRVLEAPERLSDFIQVAGRVESQLAYAYSTLHAANHEASAAQQRLAALLATVVTGLGFLLLLIIGALVAAVSGMLRQRDALERLTITDALTGLPNRRALLQRADWVLAQHRRNGRPVSVALIDVDHFKSINDRDGHPAGDRALRQLAERLTASVRAADMVARLGGEEFGLLMPDTGEAEALALCERIRARIEGEAQPWAPHFPRVTVSIGVATSTPGTETRFDALYRRADRALYEAKRGGRNRVVAAIPAQPPPAPAGDQASA; encoded by the coding sequence ATGGCGCGCTGGCGCCTGCGCACTGCGCTTGTCGGGACCTATCTGCTGATCGCATTGGGCACGGGGCTGGCGCTCTGGGTCTTCGCCACCGAAGTGGACCAGCGGCTCGGCGCCGACCACACGGCGGCGGCCAGCGACATCGTGCGCGGGCAGCAGCAGGTGGCCGCGCTGCGTCGCGCGGCGGAGGCCATGCGCGAAGCGCCGAGCCGCTTCCATCAGCGGGAGATGACGGCGGCGCTGAACAACGTACACAATCAGGCCACGGCCCTGCGCGCCGGGCTGCAGCGGCTCGGCCTCCGCCCCGGCGACACCACCGAGGCCCGGGAAGCGCTCGACCAGGCGCTGGCACAGCTGCCCGAGCTGCGGCTGCTGACCTATCGCGTGCTGGAGGCCCCGGAGCGGCTGAGCGACTTCATTCAGGTGGCGGGCCGGGTGGAGTCGCAGCTTGCCTATGCCTACAGCACCCTGCACGCAGCGAACCACGAGGCCTCGGCCGCGCAGCAGCGGCTCGCCGCCCTCCTCGCCACCGTAGTCACCGGGCTCGGCTTCCTGCTGCTGCTCATCATCGGGGCGCTGGTGGCGGCGGTCAGCGGCATGCTCCGCCAGCGCGATGCCCTGGAGCGGCTAACGATCACCGATGCCCTCACCGGGCTGCCCAACCGCCGCGCGCTGCTCCAGCGGGCGGACTGGGTGCTGGCCCAGCATCGCCGCAACGGCCGGCCGGTAAGCGTCGCGCTGATTGACGTCGACCATTTCAAGTCGATCAACGACCGTGATGGCCACCCGGCCGGTGACCGCGCCCTGCGCCAGCTCGCCGAGCGTCTGACGGCATCGGTGCGGGCGGCGGACATGGTCGCGCGCCTCGGCGGCGAAGAGTTCGGTCTGCTGATGCCGGATACCGGCGAGGCCGAGGCACTGGCCCTTTGCGAGCGCATCCGCGCCCGGATCGAGGGCGAGGCGCAGCCCTGGGCGCCGCACTTCCCGCGGGTCACGGTCAGCATCGGCGTCGCCACCAGCACGCCGGGCACGGAAACACGGTTCGACGCGCTCTACCGGCGCGCCGACCGGGCCCTCTACGAAGCAAAGCGCGGCGGACGCAACCGGGTGGTGGCGGCGATACCGGCGCAGCCGCCGCCGGCACCCGCCGGCGACCAGGCATCAGCGTAA
- a CDS encoding molybdopterin-dependent oxidoreductase encodes MRSAYIPGLASGLLMLSLFFGAQAAELRPSDASPSSDTTPVLTIRDHGERQRLSLADIEAAGLYESRFRHFEGPEGRFLGVRLTSLLDEHDISGFQRVRLVAEDGYTVFLNPDELRQKAYLLVTRLDGEPIPRDAFGPLMLVVPEDAEAVMDGHPSMTQWIWGIVELQAL; translated from the coding sequence GTGCGGAGTGCCTACATCCCTGGCCTGGCGTCAGGCCTGCTCATGCTCAGCCTGTTCTTCGGCGCCCAGGCGGCGGAGTTGCGCCCGAGCGACGCCAGCCCGTCCAGCGATACCACCCCCGTGCTCACGATCAGGGATCACGGCGAGCGCCAGCGCCTGTCGCTCGCCGACATCGAGGCGGCGGGTCTGTACGAATCGCGGTTCCGGCACTTCGAGGGGCCGGAGGGTCGTTTCCTGGGAGTCCGGCTGACGTCGCTGCTGGATGAGCACGACATCAGCGGATTCCAGCGCGTCCGCCTCGTGGCCGAGGACGGCTACACGGTGTTCCTGAACCCCGACGAGCTGCGGCAGAAGGCCTATCTGCTGGTGACGCGGCTGGACGGCGAGCCCATCCCGCGGGATGCCTTCGGGCCGCTCATGCTGGTGGTCCCGGAAGACGCCGAGGCGGTAATGGACGGGCACCCCAGCATGACCCAGTGGATCTGGGGGATCGTGGAGCTGCAGGCGCTCTGA
- a CDS encoding AsmA family protein, producing MPHSPAESATRHAGPLRSRRALLATVALLALVAVALIAATAMDLGFLRPRLERTASEALGQNVRIEGAVGLDLLAGPALTLDAVRVGDGETPLFRAERLRLRPSVVELLQGTVSLAAVHASGAAIHLVRGEEGSWPAAGGGDAAGETPSLPAISLKDTSFRYRDEATGPEIQADGCQLTLPQIRLAAAPDRATLQRLWLDGALECARVQRGALVISGLHANLQADGGQLAATPLRAAIFDGELDGELRADVTGGTPAFELAYRLRGFALEAFLNNLASEAEASGRMDLEVTLEARGHDRAGLTRSLNGRIRLGGESLRVEGVDLDQRLAEYRSTQRFNLVDVGAFLFAGPAGLAVTKGYDYTRLLRGGDGSTQIRQLASVWRITDGIAAVEDVALATGSNRLAALGALDIPEQRFQDFRVLLVDERGCAVMEQAITGTFADPGIAETSMVASLLGPLTSLVERGVEALTPDDCEPVYTGSVSPP from the coding sequence ATGCCCCACAGCCCGGCCGAATCGGCGACCCGCCACGCGGGCCCACTGCGCTCCCGGCGCGCCCTCCTCGCAACGGTGGCTCTCCTGGCGCTGGTTGCAGTCGCCCTGATCGCCGCGACCGCAATGGACCTGGGTTTCCTGCGACCGCGGCTCGAGCGTACCGCATCGGAGGCGCTCGGCCAGAACGTCCGTATCGAAGGCGCTGTCGGGCTGGACCTGCTAGCCGGGCCTGCGCTGACGCTCGACGCAGTCCGCGTCGGCGACGGTGAAACCCCGCTATTCCGCGCCGAGCGCCTGCGGCTGCGGCCATCGGTCGTGGAGCTGCTGCAGGGCACGGTGAGCCTCGCTGCCGTGCACGCGAGTGGTGCCGCGATCCACCTGGTCCGCGGCGAAGAGGGCAGCTGGCCCGCCGCAGGCGGTGGCGATGCCGCGGGCGAGACACCCTCACTCCCTGCAATCAGCCTGAAGGACACCTCCTTTCGCTATCGGGATGAGGCAACGGGTCCGGAGATTCAGGCCGACGGCTGTCAGCTGACGCTGCCGCAGATCCGTCTCGCCGCGGCGCCGGACAGGGCAACACTGCAGCGCCTGTGGCTTGACGGCGCGCTCGAGTGCGCTCGGGTGCAGCGCGGAGCGCTCGTCATCTCCGGGCTCCACGCCAACCTGCAAGCCGACGGTGGTCAGCTCGCCGCCACCCCGCTGCGCGCTGCGATCTTCGACGGCGAGCTGGACGGTGAGCTCCGGGCGGACGTCACCGGCGGCACACCCGCCTTCGAGCTCGCGTACCGCCTGCGCGGCTTTGCGCTGGAGGCCTTCCTCAACAACCTCGCCAGCGAGGCGGAGGCCAGCGGCCGCATGGACCTGGAGGTGACCCTGGAGGCTCGGGGACACGACCGGGCGGGGCTCACCCGCAGCCTGAACGGGCGAATCCGGCTGGGTGGAGAGTCGCTTCGCGTGGAAGGGGTGGACCTTGACCAGCGGCTCGCCGAATACCGTTCCACCCAGCGCTTCAATCTGGTGGACGTCGGTGCCTTCCTCTTCGCCGGGCCCGCCGGTCTCGCCGTCACCAAGGGCTACGACTACACGCGACTGCTACGAGGCGGCGACGGCAGCACGCAGATCCGGCAGCTGGCTTCGGTCTGGCGGATCACCGACGGCATCGCGGCGGTGGAAGATGTGGCCCTGGCCACCGGGAGCAACCGCCTGGCGGCGCTGGGCGCACTGGACATCCCCGAGCAGCGGTTTCAGGACTTCCGTGTACTGCTGGTGGACGAGCGAGGCTGCGCGGTGATGGAGCAGGCCATCACCGGCACCTTTGCCGACCCGGGTATCGCCGAGACCAGCATGGTGGCTTCGCTGCTCGGCCCGCTGACCAGCCTGGTGGAACGCGGCGTCGAGGCACTGACCCCGGACGACTGCGAGCCGGTCTACACCGGTTCCGTATCGCCACCCTGA